In Labeo rohita strain BAU-BD-2019 chromosome 16, IGBB_LRoh.1.0, whole genome shotgun sequence, one DNA window encodes the following:
- the ccne2 gene encoding G1/S-specific cyclin-E2 isoform X1: MSRRSTRNTLQERNENAPEQNKPQRKRKGEQCNRRVPSAAKKQHYEIQNRCFEGDSSPSVLIETPQKEVNQETGNLSGFKRFRFKNLFVKPSPLPCLSWASSDDVWIKMLNKELKYVHDKGFIQQHPSLQPKMRSILLDWLMEVSEVYTLHRETFYLAQDIFDRFMLTQKDTGKDQLQLIGITSLFIASKIEEIYPPKLQEFAYVTDGACNEEEILAKELVILKALKWELCPETVISWLKLYSQVDSLKDDANFLIPQFSQETYIQITQLLDLCILDINCLDYQYGVLAAAAFCHFTSFEAVHKVSGLTWDSISSCVRWMNPFARAVREWPRPQLKDFKKVTAEGRHNIQTHVDYLAMLSEAHDRQQDSLDRMSPLAVAGILTPPKSTEKPANA; encoded by the exons atgtcaAGACGCAG TACTCGTAATACATTacaagaaagaaatgaaaatgcaccagaacaaaacaaaccGCAGAGGAAAAGAAAAGGCGAG caGTGCAATAGAAGAGTCCCGTCAGCAGCTAAGAAACAACATTATGAAATTCAG AACCGGTGTTTTGAAGGTGATAGTAGTCCCAGTGTCTTAATCGAGACTCCTCAGAAGGAGGTTAATCAGGAGACCGGTAATCTTTCTGGTTTCAAGCGATTCAGATTCAAGAACCTCTTTGTGAAGCCGTCTCCGCTGCCATGCCTCAG TTGGGCCAGTTCGGATGACGTATGGATAAAGATGCTGAACAAGGAGCTGAAGTATGTACATGACAAGGGCTTCATCCAGCAACATCCATCTCTGCAGCCCAAAATGAGGTCCATTCTGCTAGATTGGCTCATGGAG GTCAGTGAAGTTTATACCCTCCACCGGGAGACATTTTACTTGGCTCAGGACATCTTTGATCGCTTCATGCTCACTCAAAAAGACACTGGCAAAGATCAGCTGCAGCTCATCGGCATAACGTCACTCTTCATAGCCTCAAAGATAGAG GAGATTTACCCACCAAAGCTCCAGGAGTTTGCTTATGTGACGGACGGGGCCTGCAATGAAGAGGAGATTCTTGCTAAAGAGCTTGTGATATTAAAGGCGTTAAAGTGGGAGCTCTGTCCGGAGACCGTCATCTCATGGTTGAAGCTCTACTCCCAAGTGGATTCTTTGAAGGACGACGCTAATTTCCTCATTCCTCAGTTCTCGCAGGAAACCTACATCCAAATCACACAG TTGTTGGATctttgcattttggacattAATTGTTTGGATTACCAGTATGGAGTCCTCGCTGCTGCTGCGTTTTGTCACTTTACTTCTTTCGAAGCGGTCCATAAAGTATCAG GGCTCACTTGGGACAGCATATCAAGCTGTGTGCGGTGGATGAACCCATTTGCACGAGCGGTACGTGAATGGCCCAGACCACAGCTGAAGGACTTTAAAAAGGTGACGGCAGAAGGCCGACACAACATACAGACCCATGTGGACTACCTGGCCATGCTG agtGAAGCGCATGATCGGCAGCAGGACAGTTTGGACCGGATGTCTCCATTGGCTGTCGCCGGAATACTGACCCCTCCTAAAAGCACTGAGAAGCCTGCTAATGCCTGA
- the ccne2 gene encoding G1/S-specific cyclin-E2 isoform X2 encodes MSRRSTRNTLQERNENAPEQNKPQRKRKGECNRRVPSAAKKQHYEIQNRCFEGDSSPSVLIETPQKEVNQETGNLSGFKRFRFKNLFVKPSPLPCLSWASSDDVWIKMLNKELKYVHDKGFIQQHPSLQPKMRSILLDWLMEVSEVYTLHRETFYLAQDIFDRFMLTQKDTGKDQLQLIGITSLFIASKIEEIYPPKLQEFAYVTDGACNEEEILAKELVILKALKWELCPETVISWLKLYSQVDSLKDDANFLIPQFSQETYIQITQLLDLCILDINCLDYQYGVLAAAAFCHFTSFEAVHKVSGLTWDSISSCVRWMNPFARAVREWPRPQLKDFKKVTAEGRHNIQTHVDYLAMLSEAHDRQQDSLDRMSPLAVAGILTPPKSTEKPANA; translated from the exons atgtcaAGACGCAG TACTCGTAATACATTacaagaaagaaatgaaaatgcaccagaacaaaacaaaccGCAGAGGAAAAGAAAAGGCGAG TGCAATAGAAGAGTCCCGTCAGCAGCTAAGAAACAACATTATGAAATTCAG AACCGGTGTTTTGAAGGTGATAGTAGTCCCAGTGTCTTAATCGAGACTCCTCAGAAGGAGGTTAATCAGGAGACCGGTAATCTTTCTGGTTTCAAGCGATTCAGATTCAAGAACCTCTTTGTGAAGCCGTCTCCGCTGCCATGCCTCAG TTGGGCCAGTTCGGATGACGTATGGATAAAGATGCTGAACAAGGAGCTGAAGTATGTACATGACAAGGGCTTCATCCAGCAACATCCATCTCTGCAGCCCAAAATGAGGTCCATTCTGCTAGATTGGCTCATGGAG GTCAGTGAAGTTTATACCCTCCACCGGGAGACATTTTACTTGGCTCAGGACATCTTTGATCGCTTCATGCTCACTCAAAAAGACACTGGCAAAGATCAGCTGCAGCTCATCGGCATAACGTCACTCTTCATAGCCTCAAAGATAGAG GAGATTTACCCACCAAAGCTCCAGGAGTTTGCTTATGTGACGGACGGGGCCTGCAATGAAGAGGAGATTCTTGCTAAAGAGCTTGTGATATTAAAGGCGTTAAAGTGGGAGCTCTGTCCGGAGACCGTCATCTCATGGTTGAAGCTCTACTCCCAAGTGGATTCTTTGAAGGACGACGCTAATTTCCTCATTCCTCAGTTCTCGCAGGAAACCTACATCCAAATCACACAG TTGTTGGATctttgcattttggacattAATTGTTTGGATTACCAGTATGGAGTCCTCGCTGCTGCTGCGTTTTGTCACTTTACTTCTTTCGAAGCGGTCCATAAAGTATCAG GGCTCACTTGGGACAGCATATCAAGCTGTGTGCGGTGGATGAACCCATTTGCACGAGCGGTACGTGAATGGCCCAGACCACAGCTGAAGGACTTTAAAAAGGTGACGGCAGAAGGCCGACACAACATACAGACCCATGTGGACTACCTGGCCATGCTG agtGAAGCGCATGATCGGCAGCAGGACAGTTTGGACCGGATGTCTCCATTGGCTGTCGCCGGAATACTGACCCCTCCTAAAAGCACTGAGAAGCCTGCTAATGCCTGA
- the tp53inp1 gene encoding tumor protein p53-inducible nuclear protein 1, translating to MFQRFTSILFGDSLEEGSGCPVDPDFNEKEEDDEWILVDYLAKACSSACEDDLVEVCSDDVPPLDPPVRCSSCSSLDSAADTDAEDGNFLRLEATCGLEESWFITPPPCFMAGGRAPVLLETSPLENLLIEHPSMSVYAVHSRRQRPAKDGTREPSILRSDVQRRPSHPSGCYTAALVAAHAGFLEQTKNGRLAQRIRDNVERQQLSRNALRRLNLLRDGGARQAKATGGYVHQPGQRQYNY from the exons ATGTTCCAGAGGTTCACCAGCATCTTGTTTGGAGACTCCCTGGAGGAGGGCAGTGGATGTCCTGTGGATCCAGACTTCAAcgagaaggaggaggacgacgAGTGGATTCTGGTCGATTATCTAG CGAAGGCCTGCTCCAGCGCGTGTGAAGACGATCTGGTGGAGGTGTGCTCTGACGACGTCCCTCCCTTGGACCCTCCCGTGCGCTGTTCCTCCTGCTCATCTCTGGATTCAGCGGCAGACACTGACGCTGAGGACGGCAACTTCTTACGTCTAGAGGCGACCTGTGGGCTGGAAGAGAGCTGGTTCATCACCCCTCCGCCTTGTTTCATGGCTGGAGGCAGAGCTCCAGTCCTGCTGGAGACCAGTCCTCTGGAGAACCTACTGATCGAGCATCCCAGCATGTCCGTGTACGCCGTTCACAGCCGTCGTCAACGACCTGCCAAAGATGGCACCCGTGAGCCATCGATTTTAAG ATCTGATGTTCAGCGCAGGCCCAGTCACCCCTCTGGCTGCTACACAGCCGCTCTGGTCGCTGCTCACGCCGGGTTTCTGGAGCAGACCAAGAACGGCCGCTTGGCCCAGCGCATCCGTGACAACGTGGAGCGCCAGCAGCTGTCCCGCAACGCCCTCCGCCGCCTTAACCTGCTGCGCGATGGCGGAGCCAGACAGGCCAAAGCCACCGGAGGCTACGTTCACCAGCCGGGACAGAGGCAGTACAACTACTGA